A DNA window from Bdellovibrio sp. BCCA contains the following coding sequences:
- the aroC gene encoding chorismate synthase, translating to MSANQIGSRFVITSFGESHGTALGVVIDGCPAGVKFDEALLKKELERRRPGHHGSGQIVSSRQETDTPEILSGVFEGQTLGTPIAMIVRNQDARSQDYKDIKTSPRAGHADDMWKNKFGHSDHRGGGRSSGRETVSRVMAGSVAQMMMKHVSAPTKVLGYASQIGPFTLSQEEREQVTSKNIDSFQARFPSTRDHEVDALLKKAQEQGDSYGGVAEILIQNPPGYLGQPVFHKLKSDLAQAFLSVGATNGFELGLGFDAVAVKGTDFHQGSQTAYGGIRGGISTGESILLRVSFKPTSSILDVAKKGRHDPCIVTRAIPVLESMTWLVLADHYLWSKTDRI from the coding sequence ATGAGCGCAAATCAAATCGGTTCCCGTTTTGTGATAACAAGTTTTGGTGAAAGTCATGGAACGGCTTTAGGAGTCGTGATTGACGGATGTCCTGCGGGTGTGAAGTTTGATGAGGCTCTTTTAAAAAAAGAGTTGGAGCGTCGCCGTCCTGGTCATCATGGTTCGGGACAAATTGTTTCAAGCCGCCAAGAGACAGATACGCCGGAAATTTTAAGCGGCGTTTTTGAAGGGCAAACTTTAGGAACTCCGATTGCCATGATCGTGCGCAATCAAGATGCACGCTCGCAAGATTATAAAGATATTAAAACAAGTCCTCGCGCAGGTCATGCCGATGACATGTGGAAAAATAAATTCGGTCACAGTGATCATCGTGGCGGTGGACGCTCTTCCGGTCGCGAAACCGTATCGCGTGTGATGGCCGGTTCCGTAGCACAAATGATGATGAAGCATGTAAGTGCACCAACAAAGGTCCTTGGTTATGCTTCACAAATTGGTCCTTTCACGTTGTCTCAAGAAGAGCGTGAACAAGTCACATCTAAAAACATTGATTCTTTCCAGGCGCGCTTTCCTTCAACACGCGATCATGAAGTTGATGCTTTGCTAAAGAAGGCGCAAGAGCAGGGAGACAGCTATGGTGGCGTCGCTGAAATTCTGATTCAGAATCCGCCCGGTTATTTAGGACAACCTGTATTTCATAAATTGAAATCTGATTTGGCGCAGGCCTTCTTAAGCGTAGGTGCCACGAATGGATTTGAGTTGGGTTTAGGTTTTGATGCGGTTGCAGTAAAGGGTACGGACTTCCACCAAGGCTCACAAACTGCCTATGGCGGTATTCGCGGTGGAATTTCAACGGGTGAAAGCATTTTATTGCGAGTTTCTTTTAAACCGACAAGTTCCATCTTAGATGTCGCTAAAAAAGGTCGTCATGACCCTTGTATTGTCACCAGAGCTATACCAGTTCTGGAATCTATGACATGGCTGGTGTTGGCAGATCACTACTTATGGTCTAAAACGGACCGTATCTAA
- a CDS encoding shikimate kinase, translating into MITAVVGHRGTGKTELMKRLMLYTRDSSVDFIDLDIEIEKKIGKSIRELFLEHGETYFREMERQLFLEILQRPNQNAYLVLGAGFDLSVIPETVRVLWVKRKTDLDGRIFLNRPRLEPDLSPLEEFHKRAEVREQRYHERADEVYLMPEGMFENRHHAMAMEKMVLTHTLEDVGGGFTILPDFFASEKRWSLFRARYASRGLDFFELRDDLLSTEQIQRALQDLPNDKFIYSFRKNQDWNSFWSDSANVEIVKKSTWIDWPWELGTPEDILHQVPKDKLILSLHDRTHFNGWGRFEDNVAHMKYAPEVSNFQELSQGEEWQKAFSTKRSFLPRSSSGRWEWYRRFKKGQQLINFWKEDTGSAGDQPSLWAWLMTPQKSQKFAAVLGDPVAHSFTPMEHSDFFHKKNLPVFAISIHRDEWNEALPILRKLGLSYAAVTSPHKENAAKLVPSLELKALNTLYWNENEKMWMGTSTDDQGFAELIEGVGMIAPLQKEIFVWGGGGVLEMIQKALPHASYFSSRTGKPRVGNEDAADLQPKILIWAAPRSSETLIPPASWNPAMVFDLNYKEDSLGREYAQKCGANYQSGLVMFTGQAQGQRIFWKNCEEAL; encoded by the coding sequence ATGATTACGGCTGTTGTTGGACATCGCGGAACGGGAAAAACGGAGTTGATGAAGCGTTTGATGCTTTACACTCGGGATTCGTCCGTGGACTTTATCGATCTGGATATTGAGATCGAAAAAAAGATCGGTAAATCCATTCGTGAATTATTTCTTGAGCACGGCGAAACCTATTTTCGAGAAATGGAAAGACAGCTTTTCTTAGAAATTCTGCAACGACCGAATCAAAATGCTTATTTGGTTCTTGGAGCCGGGTTCGATCTTTCCGTGATTCCAGAAACGGTCCGTGTGCTTTGGGTGAAAAGAAAAACAGATCTAGACGGAAGAATTTTTCTGAATCGGCCACGTTTAGAGCCCGATCTTTCACCGCTTGAAGAATTTCATAAGCGAGCAGAAGTGCGTGAGCAAAGATATCATGAGCGCGCCGACGAAGTTTATTTGATGCCTGAAGGTATGTTTGAAAATCGCCATCATGCCATGGCGATGGAAAAAATGGTTCTGACACACACGCTTGAAGACGTGGGTGGGGGATTCACGATTCTACCGGATTTTTTTGCAAGCGAAAAAAGATGGTCCCTTTTTAGAGCCCGTTATGCGAGCCGTGGGCTGGATTTTTTTGAATTGCGTGATGATCTTCTTTCGACAGAGCAAATTCAGCGTGCGCTTCAAGATTTGCCCAACGATAAATTTATTTATTCCTTCAGGAAGAACCAAGATTGGAATTCTTTTTGGAGTGATTCCGCAAATGTTGAAATAGTAAAAAAATCCACTTGGATCGATTGGCCGTGGGAACTGGGAACACCTGAAGATATTCTTCATCAGGTTCCTAAGGACAAACTGATTCTGTCATTGCACGACCGTACTCATTTTAATGGGTGGGGGCGTTTCGAAGACAACGTCGCGCATATGAAGTATGCCCCTGAAGTATCTAACTTTCAGGAGTTATCGCAAGGTGAAGAGTGGCAGAAAGCCTTTTCGACAAAACGCAGTTTTTTGCCACGTTCTTCTTCTGGTCGTTGGGAATGGTATCGCCGTTTTAAGAAAGGTCAGCAGCTTATTAATTTTTGGAAGGAAGACACCGGCAGTGCTGGAGATCAACCGTCTTTGTGGGCCTGGCTTATGACGCCTCAAAAATCGCAGAAATTTGCTGCTGTCCTTGGCGATCCCGTGGCGCACAGCTTTACTCCTATGGAGCATTCTGATTTCTTTCATAAAAAAAATCTTCCTGTCTTTGCTATTTCTATCCACAGAGATGAATGGAACGAAGCTTTGCCAATACTAAGAAAGCTCGGACTTTCATACGCAGCAGTGACATCTCCACATAAAGAAAATGCTGCGAAGCTCGTGCCGTCTTTAGAGCTAAAAGCACTCAACACGCTTTATTGGAATGAAAACGAAAAAATGTGGATGGGAACTTCTACGGACGATCAAGGTTTTGCCGAACTCATTGAAGGTGTTGGAATGATCGCGCCGCTGCAAAAAGAAATATTTGTTTGGGGTGGCGGCGGTGTTTTAGAAATGATCCAAAAAGCTTTACCTCACGCAAGTTATTTTTCCTCGCGCACAGGAAAACCTCGTGTTGGAAATGAAGATGCTGCAGATCTACAACCCAAGATTTTGATCTGGGCTGCTCCTCGTTCGTCAGAGACATTGATACCGCCAGCATCATGGAATCCAGCGATGGTATTCGATTTAAATTATAAAGAGGACTCTCTGGGGCGCGAGTACGCACAAAAGTGCGGAGCCAATTATCAGTCAGGACTTGTGATGTTCACAGGTCAAGCACAAGGCCAAAGAATTTTCTGGAAAAACTGTGAGGAGGCGCTATGA